One region of Thiorhodovibrio frisius genomic DNA includes:
- the tadA gene encoding tRNA adenosine(34) deaminase TadA codes for MEDDRWIQRALALAGRAADEGEVPVGALLVIDGEIVGEGWNRPITLHDPSAHAEILALRDAGRRRGNYRLPGSSLYVTLEPCVMCAGAIIHARVETVIFGATDPKAGACGSRFDLLPADGRFNHRTQCRGPVLADACGELLRGFFRTRRASQKRPADT; via the coding sequence GTGGAGGATGATCGCTGGATACAGCGGGCGCTTGCCTTGGCCGGGCGGGCCGCCGATGAGGGGGAAGTGCCTGTCGGCGCTCTGCTGGTAATTGATGGGGAAATTGTTGGTGAGGGCTGGAATCGCCCCATCACACTGCACGACCCAAGCGCTCATGCCGAAATTCTGGCATTGCGCGATGCCGGACGCCGACGTGGCAATTACCGACTGCCAGGTTCCAGCCTTTATGTCACCCTTGAGCCCTGCGTCATGTGCGCCGGTGCCATCATCCATGCTCGGGTGGAGACTGTGATTTTTGGTGCCACGGACCCCAAGGCAGGCGCCTGTGGTAGCCGCTTTGATCTGCTGCCCGCAGACGGGCGTTTCAATCACCGCACTCAGTGTCGCGGGCCCGTCCTTGCCGATGCCTGCGGCGAACTCTTGCGGGGATTTTTCAGAACCAGACGCGCATCCCAGAAGAGGCCAGCCGATACCTAA
- a CDS encoding SLC13 family permease: MADFLTLGWQGIFTLGLVLVCFTLLARTRIAPDIVTSGVLTLLLVSGILTPIEALAGFSNPGMLTVAVLYVVVSGLTETGAVGWISQSLLGRPRGATGAQLRLMLPVAGLSAFLNNTPVVAIFIPAVTEWAKRNRLQLSKLLIPLSYASIAGGACTLIGTSTNLVVNGLYVERTGAAGLGLFELAWIGLPVVVTVVLFLVLAGRWLLPTRPATVAAFEDVRRYTVEMLVEPNSPLAGKRVEQAGLRQLPGLFLIEIERQDRIIPAVSSQELLHQNDRLVFAGVIDSVMDLQRIRGLVPATNQVFKLDGPRRDRCFVEVVLSNKCPLIGQTVREGRFRARYNAVIIALSRNGERVCGKIGDIALSPGDTLLLESHPEFVLQQRDSRDFLVVSQLGDQHPLNHQRAPLAITIVVAMVAAAGSGFLSMLEAALLAAGAMIMSGCTPGRVARRAPDRQVLTVIATSFGIGAALEKTGVATLLAGSLIGLAQGGPWLSLVLVFVVTALLTAVATNNVAAVLAFPIALDTAMQMGVDPTGFMVVVMIAASASFATPIGYQTNLMVYSVGGYRFSDFVRVGTPLTMLVGLVTILLVPLIWPF, translated from the coding sequence ATGGCCGATTTTCTCACGCTGGGCTGGCAGGGCATCTTTACCCTCGGCTTGGTTCTGGTGTGTTTTACGCTTCTTGCAAGAACGCGCATTGCGCCCGACATCGTCACCTCAGGCGTGCTGACTCTGCTGCTCGTGTCGGGCATTCTGACCCCGATCGAAGCCCTGGCTGGTTTTTCTAACCCTGGGATGCTGACGGTTGCTGTGCTCTATGTCGTGGTCAGCGGACTGACCGAAACCGGCGCCGTTGGTTGGATCAGTCAGTCGTTGCTCGGGCGCCCGCGCGGAGCAACCGGCGCGCAACTGCGTCTGATGCTTCCGGTGGCGGGCTTGAGCGCTTTTCTAAACAATACACCTGTCGTTGCCATTTTCATTCCCGCAGTCACCGAGTGGGCCAAACGCAACCGTCTGCAATTATCCAAACTACTGATTCCATTAAGCTATGCCAGCATTGCCGGGGGTGCCTGTACCCTGATTGGCACCAGCACCAATCTGGTGGTCAATGGGCTCTATGTGGAGCGCACCGGCGCGGCGGGCCTTGGCTTGTTTGAACTAGCCTGGATCGGGCTGCCGGTGGTGGTGACAGTGGTGCTGTTTCTGGTGCTGGCCGGGCGCTGGCTGCTGCCGACGCGGCCAGCGACGGTGGCGGCGTTCGAGGATGTTCGCCGCTACACGGTCGAGATGCTAGTCGAGCCAAACAGTCCGCTTGCCGGCAAGCGTGTCGAGCAGGCAGGGCTGCGCCAACTACCGGGGCTGTTTTTGATTGAAATCGAGCGTCAGGATCGAATTATCCCGGCGGTTTCGTCCCAGGAGTTGCTGCACCAGAATGATCGGCTGGTGTTTGCAGGCGTGATCGACTCGGTGATGGATCTACAGCGCATTCGCGGTCTGGTGCCGGCGACCAATCAGGTGTTCAAGCTCGACGGACCTCGGCGTGATCGTTGTTTCGTGGAAGTGGTCTTGTCGAACAAATGCCCTCTGATCGGCCAGACAGTGCGCGAGGGCCGTTTTCGCGCCCGCTACAATGCGGTGATCATCGCCCTGTCGCGCAATGGCGAGCGGGTGTGCGGCAAGATCGGCGATATTGCCTTGAGCCCGGGCGATACGCTGTTACTCGAATCGCACCCGGAGTTTGTGCTGCAACAGCGCGATTCGCGCGATTTTCTGGTCGTCAGTCAGCTCGGCGATCAGCACCCGCTCAATCACCAGCGTGCCCCCCTGGCCATCACCATTGTCGTGGCCATGGTGGCAGCGGCCGGTTCTGGATTCTTGAGCATGCTCGAGGCCGCGCTGCTGGCAGCCGGAGCCATGATCATGAGCGGCTGCACGCCAGGACGGGTGGCTCGGCGCGCGCCGGATCGGCAGGTGCTGACGGTGATTGCGACATCCTTCGGTATTGGTGCCGCACTCGAAAAAACCGGGGTTGCGACCCTGCTGGCAGGCTCCTTGATTGGGCTTGCCCAGGGTGGTCCCTGGCTGTCGCTGGTCCTGGTGTTTGTCGTCACCGCTCTACTGACCGCCGTGGCTACCAACAATGTTGCGGCGGTACTGGCGTTTCCGATCGCGCTGGATACGGCCATGCAGATGGGGGTCGATCCAACCGGCTTCATGGTGGTCGTCATGATCGCCGCCTCGGCCAGTTTCGCCACGCCCATCGGATATCAGACTAATCTGATGGTGTATAGCGTCGGCGGTTATCGGTTCTCGGACTTTGTCCGCGTCGGCACGCCTCTGACGATGCTGGTGGGGCTGGTGACCATTTTGCTGGTGCCGCTGATCTGGCCGTTCTGA